From a single Natronorubrum tibetense GA33 genomic region:
- a CDS encoding PAS domain-containing sensor histidine kinase, with amino-acid sequence MTLRSVPIADRVTDAFFALDPDFRFTYLNERAETLLKRSRAELIGRVMWDEFPQTVETQFPDRFHRAMDEQVPVSFEVYHAHLETWFEARAYPSESGLSVYMRDVTERKSQETTIAQHAAVVEAVRDAVITLDRNREIVTVNGALEDVLDADRQEFVGEHVEVLTSRAGISDEHAVEIGRAITDVDVGNAAERQLELPFTDANGTDRIGEFRFVPIEDDLATVAAVVRDVTDRREYERVVTSLHEITRWLLESDDPEEICAIAVHAGSDLLNLPISGVWLLEEEQGYLEPVAGTAGAHDEFGGLPRFYPGEGLVWETFESGDIERFDDLATVDDIYNPDTPIRSEIIAPIGTHGVLMTGSFDAHQFDETDVDLISTLVENTRAALDRADREQVLRERTAELERQTERLESVADVLSSDLKAQLSTLADALEAEGGGMSASRGGTPDNWEFPLAEDSVEATLDRTERLVDDIREFARNASAVGPRSRIDLESAIEDALERSRLDSERVVVEQSATLRADADRFVHLLETAFDDAAARADGEVTIQVGFGTSDRSRGFFLLDDATEIPPTAHDRVLDVTTDDGEAHTGVETNIDGLGLALVRAIAEAHDWSLTVDNGTNGGTRLEIRDVTTLERESARSG; translated from the coding sequence GTGACGCTGCGATCCGTTCCGATCGCCGATCGGGTTACAGACGCCTTCTTCGCGCTCGACCCGGATTTCCGGTTTACCTACCTCAACGAGCGCGCCGAGACGCTGTTGAAGCGGTCTCGAGCGGAGCTGATCGGCCGCGTCATGTGGGACGAGTTCCCCCAAACGGTCGAGACGCAGTTCCCGGACCGATTCCACCGCGCCATGGACGAACAGGTTCCCGTCTCCTTCGAGGTGTACCACGCCCACCTCGAAACCTGGTTCGAGGCTCGCGCCTACCCCTCCGAAAGCGGCCTCTCGGTGTACATGCGCGATGTCACCGAGCGAAAATCTCAGGAGACGACCATCGCCCAGCACGCGGCTGTCGTCGAAGCCGTCCGGGACGCTGTGATCACGCTCGATCGCAATCGGGAGATCGTCACCGTCAACGGGGCTCTCGAGGACGTACTCGACGCCGATCGGCAGGAGTTCGTCGGCGAACACGTCGAAGTGCTCACCAGCCGGGCCGGGATCTCCGACGAGCACGCCGTCGAGATCGGACGGGCGATCACCGACGTTGACGTCGGCAACGCCGCCGAGCGACAGCTCGAGTTGCCGTTTACCGACGCCAACGGCACCGACCGGATCGGCGAGTTCCGGTTCGTCCCGATCGAGGACGACCTCGCGACCGTCGCCGCCGTCGTCCGCGACGTGACCGACCGGCGCGAGTACGAACGCGTCGTCACCTCGCTCCACGAGATCACTCGCTGGCTGCTCGAGTCCGACGACCCCGAAGAGATCTGTGCAATCGCCGTCCACGCCGGCAGCGACCTGCTCAATCTCCCGATCAGCGGCGTTTGGCTGCTCGAGGAGGAACAGGGCTACCTCGAGCCGGTCGCCGGAACCGCCGGCGCACACGACGAGTTCGGCGGCCTCCCGCGGTTCTACCCCGGCGAAGGGCTCGTCTGGGAGACGTTCGAGTCCGGCGACATCGAGCGGTTCGACGACCTCGCGACGGTCGACGACATCTACAACCCCGACACGCCGATTCGCTCGGAGATCATCGCTCCGATCGGAACCCACGGCGTCCTCATGACCGGCTCGTTCGACGCCCACCAGTTCGACGAGACCGACGTCGACCTCATCTCGACGCTGGTCGAAAACACCCGGGCGGCGCTCGACCGGGCCGACCGCGAGCAGGTGCTCCGGGAACGGACCGCCGAACTCGAGCGCCAGACCGAGCGACTCGAGTCCGTCGCCGACGTCCTCTCGAGCGATCTGAAAGCGCAGCTGTCGACCCTCGCGGACGCGCTCGAGGCGGAAGGCGGCGGGATGTCGGCCTCTCGAGGGGGGACGCCGGACAACTGGGAGTTCCCGCTCGCGGAGGACTCGGTCGAAGCGACGCTCGATCGGACCGAACGGCTCGTCGACGACATCCGGGAGTTCGCCCGGAACGCGTCGGCCGTCGGCCCCCGAAGCCGAATCGACCTCGAGTCGGCGATCGAGGACGCCCTCGAGCGATCGCGACTGGACAGTGAGCGCGTCGTCGTCGAGCAGTCTGCGACGCTCAGAGCCGACGCGGACCGGTTCGTCCACCTCCTCGAGACGGCGTTCGACGACGCTGCGGCCCGCGCCGACGGCGAGGTGACGATTCAGGTCGGCTTCGGCACGAGCGACCGCTCGCGGGGCTTTTTCCTATTAGACGACGCGACCGAAATCCCGCCGACCGCTCACGACCGGGTGCTCGACGTTACGACCGACGACGGCGAGGCGCACACCGGCGTCGAGACGAATATCGACGGGCTGGGGCTGGCGCTCGTCAGAGCGATCGCAGAGGCCCACGACTGGTCGCTGACGGTCGACAACGGGACCAACGGCGGCACGCGGCTCGAGATCCGCGACGTGACGACGCTCGAGCGCGAGTCTGCGAGGTCCGGCTAA
- a CDS encoding amidase — protein sequence MSIDTTASARELATAIRDGERSSETVVDSCLERTRDTEALNAFVTVLEESARERAREADRVAAAGEDLGPLHGVPVAIKDLRDRKAGVRNTLGLTALSGNVAETDSIVVERLEAAGAVIVGTTNTPALGHTIKTDNRLVGATATPFDLERSAGGSSGGSAAAVAAGCATIATGSDIGGSLRVPASCCNVVGLKPSHGRVPSNSRLDAFDTHSPFMMGGPVARSLDDVALALEVMAGPDHRDPFSVPAGKDGFLEAFDRPATELSIAYSPDLNLQPVDPTVRETVGSAVDDLADAGVTVGDVDVSLPEYDDLRQAYYTQVGGYFAAVAKRVESHYGIDLETADVEETVRSTVALGQRLDSLEERLANGPRTKAYDAIEAALDDADALVTPTLTVPPYGKHLRDRYPTTINGHDVAGIPTDAMLTWVFNLTGHPVASVPAGLTDDGLPIGLQVVGRRYAESDVIAVAAALERARPWENYYPDGCVP from the coding sequence ATGAGTATCGATACCACTGCCTCGGCGCGAGAGTTGGCGACGGCGATCCGCGACGGCGAACGCTCTTCGGAAACCGTCGTCGACAGCTGCCTCGAGCGAACCAGGGACACCGAAGCGCTGAATGCCTTCGTAACGGTACTCGAGGAATCCGCACGCGAGCGAGCTCGCGAGGCCGACCGCGTAGCCGCGGCCGGCGAGGATCTCGGGCCCCTCCACGGCGTGCCGGTCGCGATCAAGGATCTCCGGGACCGTAAGGCCGGCGTCCGGAATACACTCGGACTCACAGCGCTATCGGGCAACGTCGCCGAGACGGACTCGATCGTCGTCGAACGCCTCGAGGCTGCTGGCGCAGTGATCGTCGGGACGACCAATACGCCCGCGCTGGGACATACGATCAAAACGGACAACCGACTCGTCGGCGCGACGGCGACGCCGTTCGATCTCGAGCGCTCGGCCGGCGGCTCCTCTGGCGGCTCCGCGGCGGCGGTCGCCGCGGGCTGTGCGACCATCGCGACCGGGTCCGATATCGGCGGCTCACTGCGGGTGCCGGCGTCCTGTTGTAACGTCGTAGGGCTGAAGCCGTCCCACGGACGAGTCCCATCGAATTCTCGACTCGACGCCTTCGACACTCACTCACCGTTCATGATGGGCGGGCCGGTCGCGCGCTCTCTGGACGACGTCGCACTCGCACTCGAGGTGATGGCGGGCCCGGACCACCGGGATCCGTTCAGCGTGCCGGCGGGGAAGGACGGATTTCTCGAGGCCTTCGATCGACCAGCCACGGAGCTATCGATTGCCTACAGTCCGGATCTGAACCTCCAGCCCGTCGACCCCACCGTCCGCGAAACGGTCGGCAGCGCCGTCGACGATCTCGCAGATGCTGGCGTCACAGTCGGCGATGTCGACGTCTCGCTACCGGAGTATGACGACCTCCGCCAGGCGTACTACACACAGGTCGGCGGCTACTTTGCCGCCGTTGCCAAGCGGGTCGAATCGCACTACGGGATCGACCTCGAAACGGCAGATGTCGAGGAAACCGTTCGTTCGACTGTCGCACTTGGTCAGCGCCTCGACTCTCTCGAGGAGCGACTGGCCAACGGGCCGCGCACCAAGGCCTACGACGCGATCGAGGCCGCGCTTGACGATGCCGACGCGCTCGTGACCCCGACGCTAACCGTGCCGCCGTACGGCAAGCACCTGCGTGATCGCTACCCAACGACGATCAACGGCCACGATGTGGCCGGGATTCCCACCGACGCGATGCTTACCTGGGTGTTCAACCTCACTGGGCACCCTGTCGCGTCGGTCCCCGCAGGGCTCACCGACGACGGGTTGCCGATCGGACTGCAAGTGGTCGGCCGCCGGTACGCCGAGTCGGACGTCATAGCTGTCGCTGCGGCCCTCGAGCGAGCGCGACCGTGGGAGAATTATTACCCCGATGGCTGCGTACCGTGA
- a CDS encoding NAD(P)/FAD-dependent oxidoreductase, translated as MTVVVIGGGIVGLSSAYELAARGVDVVVCEGGSIGSGSTERSAGGIRAQFSTPVNVDLSLESMRVWNAFEERFGTDIDYRRPGYLFLARTEETAAGFDEAVTMQNDRGVPSEVLTPEEASEHCPGIDPEQFVAATYAPTDGFADPHLALQGYARAAADAGVDVRTKTPVVDVIREESGARDDEESRRVVGVETSEGRLDADYVVNAAGPWASEVAALADVSLPIVPKRRQIAVAQPETPVPASDPLTIDLESGSYFRPERDGDALVGGHLGASDAAADPDAYARSMDFEWSVDALETVSEWTTYFGPESAVKRGWAGLYAVTPDDSAILEETVPGYITAAGFSGHGFQHAPATGKLVAELVADGEASLVDIEALSSDRFEDEATRTERNVV; from the coding sequence ATGACTGTAGTCGTGATCGGTGGGGGAATCGTCGGTCTCTCGAGTGCGTACGAACTCGCCGCTCGCGGCGTCGACGTCGTCGTCTGCGAAGGGGGATCGATCGGTTCGGGGAGCACCGAGCGATCCGCGGGCGGTATCCGCGCGCAGTTCTCGACGCCGGTCAACGTCGACCTCTCGCTCGAGAGCATGCGCGTCTGGAACGCATTCGAGGAGCGGTTCGGGACCGATATCGATTACCGACGGCCGGGGTACCTCTTTCTCGCCCGGACCGAGGAGACCGCGGCGGGGTTCGACGAGGCCGTCACGATGCAGAACGACCGCGGTGTTCCGAGCGAGGTGCTCACGCCCGAGGAAGCGAGCGAGCACTGCCCGGGAATCGATCCCGAACAATTCGTCGCGGCGACGTACGCCCCGACGGACGGCTTCGCGGACCCGCACCTCGCCCTGCAGGGATACGCGCGAGCGGCGGCCGACGCGGGGGTCGACGTGCGAACGAAGACGCCCGTCGTGGACGTGATCCGTGAGGAATCCGGCGCTCGAGACGACGAGGAATCGCGGCGGGTGGTCGGCGTCGAGACGTCCGAGGGCCGACTCGACGCCGACTACGTCGTCAACGCCGCGGGTCCGTGGGCCAGCGAGGTCGCAGCGTTGGCCGACGTATCGCTGCCGATCGTTCCGAAACGGCGCCAGATCGCCGTCGCCCAACCCGAGACACCGGTTCCAGCCTCGGATCCGCTGACGATCGATCTCGAGAGCGGCTCCTACTTCCGGCCCGAGCGAGACGGCGACGCGCTGGTCGGCGGCCACCTCGGTGCGTCGGATGCCGCCGCTGATCCGGACGCGTACGCCCGATCGATGGACTTCGAGTGGAGCGTCGACGCCCTCGAGACCGTCTCGGAGTGGACGACCTACTTCGGCCCCGAGTCGGCGGTCAAACGCGGCTGGGCGGGACTCTACGCGGTGACGCCGGACGACAGCGCGATTCTCGAGGAGACGGTTCCCGGCTATATCACCGCCGCCGGCTTCTCGGGTCACGGCTTCCAACACGCACCCGCGACAGGGAAGCTGGTCGCCGAACTCGTCGCCGACGGCGAGGCGTCGCTGGTCGACATCGAGGCGCTCTCGAGCGATCGATTCGAGGACGAGGCGACGCGAACGGAGCGGAACGTCGTCTGA
- a CDS encoding GNAT family N-acetyltransferase → MVDYRPIPDERDVFHEYRSYAFRPELGVPAYDPDEHEGPRDTLGSRRGLYATEATDDANPRCVCRHYWLEARVRGDTHRTAGLASVATPPEYRRQGHVRQLLAHSLAEYRDHDVRFSVLWPFQYRFYRRYGWDTSNRIATHECAPDVLSFATDAMDGADADRTAVRRLEADDYDRLESTYETHRERYGLALERDETWWRHRVFGGHDRDPFVYASERDGRVVGYLVYTIDGEMGDRTLSVSELVAADHDALLALLSFCHDHGSQVQRVRLRVPTDVPIRDIARDPDEIDTEVTDGPMVRIVDVAETLSHLSYPEHEASLTIAVEDPLVDWNEGVFELEVAGMNATCTRLEETAGTAGANVRLDVTALSQLVVGAQSASTLERTGRLTVTDSNVLETLSTLFPETAVYLGHHF, encoded by the coding sequence CACGAGTATCGAAGTTACGCCTTTCGACCGGAGTTAGGTGTTCCAGCGTACGATCCTGACGAGCACGAGGGGCCGCGAGACACGCTCGGCTCTCGGCGCGGCCTCTACGCCACCGAGGCGACCGACGACGCGAATCCGCGCTGTGTCTGTCGGCACTACTGGCTCGAGGCCCGCGTGCGCGGCGACACCCACCGAACCGCGGGGCTGGCGTCCGTCGCGACGCCGCCCGAGTATCGCCGGCAAGGCCACGTCCGGCAGTTACTCGCTCACTCCCTCGCGGAGTACCGCGACCACGACGTCCGGTTTTCGGTGCTGTGGCCGTTCCAGTACCGGTTCTACCGACGGTACGGCTGGGACACCAGCAATCGGATCGCGACGCACGAGTGCGCGCCCGACGTGCTGTCGTTCGCGACGGATGCGATGGACGGTGCCGACGCCGATAGGACGGCCGTTCGCAGACTCGAGGCCGACGACTACGATCGACTCGAGTCGACGTACGAGACCCACCGCGAACGGTACGGACTCGCCCTCGAGCGCGACGAGACCTGGTGGCGACATCGCGTCTTCGGCGGCCACGATCGCGATCCGTTCGTCTACGCCTCCGAGCGCGACGGCCGGGTGGTGGGATACCTCGTCTACACGATCGACGGCGAAATGGGCGACCGGACGTTGTCGGTTTCCGAACTCGTCGCCGCCGATCACGACGCCCTGCTGGCTCTCCTGTCGTTCTGCCACGACCACGGTTCGCAGGTCCAGCGCGTTCGGCTTCGGGTGCCCACGGACGTTCCGATCCGCGACATCGCTCGCGACCCCGACGAGATCGACACCGAGGTTACCGACGGGCCGATGGTCCGAATCGTCGACGTTGCCGAGACGCTGTCACACCTCTCGTATCCGGAGCACGAGGCCAGCCTGACGATCGCCGTCGAGGATCCGCTGGTCGACTGGAACGAAGGCGTGTTTGAACTCGAGGTGGCAGGCATGAACGCAACGTGTACGCGTCTCGAGGAGACCGCTGGAACGGCCGGAGCCAACGTTCGTCTCGATGTCACCGCGCTCTCACAGCTCGTCGTCGGTGCTCAGTCCGCAAGCACCCTCGAGCGAACCGGGCGACTGACGGTCACGGACTCGAACGTCCTCGAAACGCTGTCGACGCTCTTCCCGGAAACGGCCGTCTACCTCGGTCACCACTTCTGA
- a CDS encoding HalX domain-containing protein, producing MATTTPSVLIVEDEPDLADLYAAWLGESCEIETAYDGETALNAIDDCIDIVLLDRRMPGLSGDRILTTIRDRGLDCRVAMVTAVEPDFDIIGMGFDDYLVKPVSKDELRRIVEQLQLRSSYDEQLQEFFALASKKALLDAEKTDAELKSSQEYARLQDRLAVLRVEVNETMSELLKQDGYRQLCRDLTRDSILQESS from the coding sequence ATGGCCACTACCACCCCGTCCGTCCTGATCGTCGAAGACGAACCGGACCTCGCGGATCTCTACGCCGCGTGGCTCGGAGAGTCGTGCGAGATCGAGACGGCCTACGACGGAGAGACGGCACTGAACGCCATCGACGACTGTATCGACATCGTCCTCCTCGATCGACGCATGCCCGGGCTCTCCGGCGATCGAATTCTCACGACCATTCGTGACCGCGGTCTCGACTGTCGGGTCGCGATGGTGACGGCCGTCGAACCGGATTTCGACATCATCGGCATGGGGTTCGACGATTATCTCGTCAAGCCGGTCTCGAAGGACGAACTGCGCCGAATCGTCGAACAGTTACAGCTCCGATCGAGTTACGACGAACAGCTCCAGGAGTTCTTCGCGCTCGCCTCGAAGAAGGCGCTGCTCGACGCCGAGAAGACCGACGCCGAACTGAAATCGAGTCAGGAGTACGCCCGGCTGCAGGACCGACTCGCGGTGCTCCGCGTTGAGGTCAACGAAACGATGTCGGAACTGCTCAAGCAGGACGGCTATCGACAGCTCTGTCGGGACCTCACCCGAGACTCGATTCTACAGGAGTCGAGCTGA
- a CDS encoding NAD(P)/FAD-dependent oxidoreductase yields the protein MKVVIAGGGIVGCAIAARLGETDHDVTLLERSRIGSETTAASAGILMENVIDPTPFDLRFRMRARSVYDELFDRGPLESTRIGVCYLAETDQFAERLEASAATLGEHGVDASYLKADELSRLGVDPDGFVGGLYTPNDRLCEPVAVANWFADCARRTGVDVRTGATVTDVRTHDGAVSSVETETDRFDADCVINATGPWAPKLNETVGVSLPLRQTLGPMAALETDHPLESPVTILESKRYVRPTGGNDGPGAWVGEYRTAYEDGQQYDPDDCAVPDGFADSASDLAAVVPGLEGATVVNEWLGCRTVTPDGRPIVGETSVDGFVVACGLSGQGITLAPAVADVVHDALEGTLEDEYRKHLSPDRF from the coding sequence ATGAAAGTAGTCATCGCCGGTGGGGGTATCGTCGGGTGTGCGATCGCGGCGCGACTCGGCGAGACCGACCACGACGTCACGCTCCTCGAGCGCTCGCGGATCGGCAGCGAGACGACGGCGGCCTCCGCGGGTATCCTGATGGAGAACGTGATCGATCCGACGCCGTTCGACCTGCGGTTTCGAATGCGCGCCCGCTCGGTCTACGACGAACTGTTCGATCGCGGCCCGCTCGAATCGACTCGAATCGGCGTGTGCTACCTCGCCGAAACGGACCAGTTCGCGGAGCGACTCGAGGCGTCCGCGGCGACGCTCGGCGAACACGGTGTCGACGCGTCGTACCTCAAGGCGGACGAACTATCCAGACTCGGCGTCGATCCCGACGGCTTTGTCGGCGGACTGTACACGCCGAACGACCGGCTCTGCGAACCGGTCGCCGTCGCGAACTGGTTCGCCGACTGCGCGCGCCGGACGGGTGTCGACGTTCGGACGGGGGCAACCGTCACCGACGTTCGGACCCACGACGGAGCCGTCTCGAGCGTCGAGACCGAGACGGACCGGTTCGACGCCGACTGTGTGATCAACGCGACCGGTCCGTGGGCCCCGAAACTGAACGAGACGGTCGGCGTTTCGCTCCCGCTCAGACAGACGCTCGGGCCGATGGCGGCCCTCGAAACCGACCACCCGCTCGAGAGTCCGGTGACGATCCTCGAGTCCAAGCGGTACGTTCGTCCGACCGGCGGCAACGACGGACCCGGCGCATGGGTCGGCGAGTACCGAACGGCGTACGAAGACGGCCAGCAGTATGATCCGGACGACTGTGCCGTCCCGGACGGGTTCGCGGACTCCGCATCGGACCTCGCAGCCGTCGTCCCGGGACTCGAGGGCGCGACGGTTGTCAACGAGTGGCTCGGCTGTCGAACCGTCACGCCGGACGGCAGACCCATCGTCGGCGAGACGAGCGTCGACGGGTTTGTCGTCGCCTGTGGACTGTCCGGGCAGGGGATTACGCTCGCCCCGGCCGTCGCCGACGTGGTTCATGACGCACTCGAGGGGACCCTCGAAGACGAGTATCGAAAACACCTCTCGCCGGATCGGTTCTGA